DNA sequence from the Deltaproteobacteria bacterium genome:
GACTTCGGGCGCATCCGAAAATGAGCCGCCTGAACCTCGAGCTTTCGATCGAGCCACAGATCGTCCGAATCCAGAAACGCGATCAACGGCCCCCGGGCCGCTTCGATACCGAGATTGCGCGCCGCGCTTACACCGGAACGTGCCTGAACGAGCACCTTCACGCCGGCCCCGAAACCTTCGAGCATTTCTCGGGTGCCGTCCGTCGAGCCATCATCCACCACAATGAGCTCGAAGTCACGGAACGTCTGGTCCAGTACGGAACGGACGGCCTCTTCCAGCCGGCTCGCGCGGTTGTAGGTGGGAATGATTACCGATACAAGGGGCATCTTTGCACAACGGCCAACGCCTGAACAAGGAAACGGGGACCCGGGGTTAGGGATCGGATCGCAGGGCCGTCTTCATTCAGTCAGGTGTGATTGTAGGTTTCCCGGTCGGAGCCTCTATCCGAAAAGACCCGAGTTAAACAGATACGCGACTATGCCCGCCAATACGAAGTTGCTCTCTACCGTCAGTTCAAAGGCGGGACCGGGGGTGAACTTGCGTTTGCCGAAAAGCCAGAGGTAAGTCAGGGTGTACGGGCAACAAAACCCGAAGATCACCGGCAATCCCCTTCCCCAGCCCAGAAGTGCGAATCCGATCAGCAGGGCCGCCAGCAGCACCAGAATCATGTTGAGGATGTGCAGGGTCTTCTGTTCACCCAGAAGCACCGGCAATGTCTCCTTGCCGACGATCATATCCCCCTGGACATCGAGCAACTCGAAAAAGGCCGATCTCACCAGAACCAGCCCGACCACCACTGTAAACGCCGACACGAAAGCCGCCGGGTCGGGGAATCCCGTTGTCAGGGCCGGAAGAAACGTAGTGACCACACCCCAACCCAGAGCGATGGAAACACTCTTACTACCGGGTATGTCCTTGAATCTCCGGTACGGAATGCTTCGTCGAAGCGCTCTCGGAACCGGCAGAACGCTATACAGCAGACCCCCTATCATCACCAGCAGCGCGGCGGCCAGCACCGCCATGCCCAGCCGGTATGCCATCCATACGACCGCCAGTTGAGCGACGCCTCCACTGATAACGAACCAGAATTTATATCGATTGAAAAAGCGGATGCGTTCCGGATCGTTGAACTGGCCCGCGTCCCGATCCAGAAGGTGGTTGATGATATGAAGGCTGTAGAGGAAAAGAAACGAAATGAGCATCAGTCGGAGTTTGGCGGGGGAACTCGTCAGCCCCTGCGCGGTCATACTCGCGTACGTCAATCCGGCGCCGCAGAGGGCCACATAAAGATTGCTCTGCAGCACAAACTTCAGGAAGCGAAATCCCTGCGAGCGCCAGGCGGACTCCGTACTCCCCCGCATATTCTGCAGCTTCTGAATGACTTTCTTGATCATCCAGTTGGGCGTGGAGGCCCCGGCCGTCACGCCTACCACGTTGAGATGGGAAAGTTTCTCCGGTTCAAGTTCTTCATCCGTCTCCACGTGGAAGGTTTCCACTCCGGACTCGCGGGCGATTCGAGCCAGGCGTCGCGTGTTTCCACTATTATAGCCCCCTACCACTACCATTCCGTCCACATGAGGGGCCATCGAGCTGACTTCGGCCTGGCGCTCACGGGTAGCCCCGCAAATAGTGCGTTCCACCTTGACCTCATGAAAATAGGATTCGGCGAACTGAACCAGATCGTCAAACTGTTCGTGATGCTGGGTGGTCTGGGCCACGATAACGACTTTTTCAGTAGGAGCAAGAGATCTTAGTTCCTCTTTTGATTGCACCACCAGACCCTTGGCGTGAGTGAATCCGAGCAATCCGACTACCTCGGGGTGATTTGGGTCTCCGGAAATGACGCCCTTGTAACCCCGTTTGGCGTATTTATCCAGAATCATCTGGGCTCGGAGCACGTGCGGGCACGTGGCGTCAATAACCCGAGCTCCCCGTTCCTCGATACCCTTCTTGATTTCAGGGGGAACGCCATGGGCTCGGATAAACACCGTTCCTCCTTTAATCTCATCCAATGTCTCGACCGGTTCAACGCCTCTGTTCTTGAGCAGCTCCAGCACCTGGGGATTGTGAATGAGCGGGCCGAAGGTGTACAAGGGCTTTTCCGTGTGACCGGCCTCCT
Encoded proteins:
- the ispH gene encoding 4-hydroxy-3-methylbut-2-enyl diphosphate reductase, giving the protein MKVKLAKTAGFCMGVRRALDLVLKEAGHTEKPLYTFGPLIHNPQVLELLKNRGVEPVETLDEIKGGTVFIRAHGVPPEIKKGIEERGARVIDATCPHVLRAQMILDKYAKRGYKGVISGDPNHPEVVGLLGFTHAKGLVVQSKEELRSLAPTEKVVIVAQTTQHHEQFDDLVQFAESYFHEVKVERTICGATRERQAEVSSMAPHVDGMVVVGGYNSGNTRRLARIARESGVETFHVETDEELEPEKLSHLNVVGVTAGASTPNWMIKKVIQKLQNMRGSTESAWRSQGFRFLKFVLQSNLYVALCGAGLTYASMTAQGLTSSPAKLRLMLISFLFLYSLHIINHLLDRDAGQFNDPERIRFFNRYKFWFVISGGVAQLAVVWMAYRLGMAVLAAALLVMIGGLLYSVLPVPRALRRSIPYRRFKDIPGSKSVSIALGWGVVTTFLPALTTGFPDPAAFVSAFTVVVGLVLVRSAFFELLDVQGDMIVGKETLPVLLGEQKTLHILNMILVLLAALLIGFALLGWGRGLPVIFGFCCPYTLTYLWLFGKRKFTPGPAFELTVESNFVLAGIVAYLFNSGLFG